In Serinus canaria isolate serCan28SL12 chromosome 5, serCan2020, whole genome shotgun sequence, the following proteins share a genomic window:
- the SIRT3 gene encoding NAD-dependent protein deacetylase sirtuin-3, mitochondrial isoform X5, with product MAGAGISTPSGIPDFRSPGSGLYSNLEQYDIPYPEAIFELGYFFVNPKPFFTLAKELYPGNYRPNSAHYFLRLLHDKGLLLRLYTQNIDGLERVAGIPPDRLVEAHGTFATATCTVCQRNFPGEDFRGDVMGDRIPRCPVCTGVVKPDIVFFGEQLPQRFLLHLTDFPMADLLFVIGTSLEVEPFASLAGAVCSSVPRVLINRELVGPFAWQQRHNDVAQLGDVVGGVEKLVELLGWNEEMQTLIQKEKEKLDAKDK from the exons ATGGCCGGCGCCGGGATCAGCACGCCCAGTGGCATCCCGGACTTCAG GTCCCCTGGGAGCGGCCTGTACAGCAACCTGGAGCAGTATGACATCCCCTACCCCGAGGCCATCTTTGAGCTGGGGTATTTCTTCGTCAACCCCAAGCCCTTCTTCACCCTGGCCAAGGAGCTCTATCCCGGCAACTACCGCCCCAATTCCGCCCACTATTTCCTCCGGCTGCTACACGACAAGGGGCTGCTCCTGCGCCTCTACACCCAGAACATCGACGGGCTGGAGAGAG TGGCTGGGATCCCTCCTGACAGGCTGGTGGAAGCCCATGGCACCTTTGCCACTGCCACCTGTACGGTGTGTCAGAGGAACTTCCCCGGAGAGGACTTCAGG GGAGATGTCATGGGGGACAGGATCCCTCGCTGCCCTGTGTGCACCGGAGTTGTCAAGCCTGACATCGTGTTCTTTGGCGAGCAGCTCCCACAGCGCTTCCTCCTGCACCTCACAGACTTCCCCATGGCAGACCTGCTCTTCGTCATCGGGACATCCCTGGAG GTGGAGCCCTTTGCCAGCCTGGCCGGGGCCGTGTGCAGCTCCGTGCCGCGGGTGCTCATCAACCGGGAGCTGGTGGGCCCCTTCGCCTGGCAGCAGCGCCACAACGACGTGGCCCAGCTCGGGGACGTGGTCGGCGGCGTCGAGAagctggtggagctgctgggctggaacGAGGAGATGCAAACGCTGAtccagaaggagaaagagaag CTGGATGCCAAGGACAAGTAG
- the SIRT3 gene encoding NAD-dependent protein deacetylase sirtuin-3, mitochondrial isoform X1 produces MAGAGISTPSGIPDFRSPGSGLYSNLEQYDIPYPEAIFELGYFFVNPKPFFTLAKELYPGNYRPNSAHYFLRLLHDKGLLLRLYTQNIDGLERVAGIPPDRLVEAHGTFATATCTVCQRNFPGEDFRGDVMGDRIPRCPVCTGVVKPDIVFFGEQLPQRFLLHLTDFPMADLLFVIGTSLEVWQWSPLPAWPGPCAAPCRGCSSTGSWWAPSPGSSATTTWPSSGTWSAASRSWWSCWAGTRRCKR; encoded by the exons ATGGCCGGCGCCGGGATCAGCACGCCCAGTGGCATCCCGGACTTCAG GTCCCCTGGGAGCGGCCTGTACAGCAACCTGGAGCAGTATGACATCCCCTACCCCGAGGCCATCTTTGAGCTGGGGTATTTCTTCGTCAACCCCAAGCCCTTCTTCACCCTGGCCAAGGAGCTCTATCCCGGCAACTACCGCCCCAATTCCGCCCACTATTTCCTCCGGCTGCTACACGACAAGGGGCTGCTCCTGCGCCTCTACACCCAGAACATCGACGGGCTGGAGAGAG TGGCTGGGATCCCTCCTGACAGGCTGGTGGAAGCCCATGGCACCTTTGCCACTGCCACCTGTACGGTGTGTCAGAGGAACTTCCCCGGAGAGGACTTCAGG GGAGATGTCATGGGGGACAGGATCCCTCGCTGCCCTGTGTGCACCGGAGTTGTCAAGCCTGACATCGTGTTCTTTGGCGAGCAGCTCCCACAGCGCTTCCTCCTGCACCTCACAGACTTCCCCATGGCAGACCTGCTCTTCGTCATCGGGACATCCCTGGAGGTCTGGCA GTGGAGCCCTTTGCCAGCCTGGCCGGGGCCGTGTGCAGCTCCGTGCCGCGGGTGCTCATCAACCGGGAGCTGGTGGGCCCCTTCGCCTGGCAGCAGCGCCACAACGACGTGGCCCAGCTCGGGGACGTGGTCGGCGGCGTCGAGAagctggtggagctgctgggctggaacGAGGAGATGCAAACGCTGA
- the SIRT3 gene encoding NAD-dependent protein deacetylase sirtuin-3, mitochondrial isoform X2 → MSGGGRRERGRARSRQCGSGDGARGAGAAGGRIQGSRPFCVSAAARAILGRWGGDKGKEKLTLKDVAELLRKKECRRVVVMAGAGISTPSGIPDFRSPGSGLYSNLEQYDIPYPEAIFELGYFFVNPKPFFTLAKELYPGNYRPNSAHYFLRLLHDKGLLLRLYTQNIDGLERVAGIPPDRLVEAHGTFATATCTVCQRNFPGEDFRGDVMGDRIPRCPVCTGVVKPDIVFFGEQLPQRFLLHLTDFPMADLLFVIGTSLEVEPFASLAGAVCSSVPRVLINRELVGPFAWQQRHNDVAQLGDVVGGVEKLVELLGWNEEMQTLIQKEKEKLDAKDK, encoded by the exons ATgagcggcggcgggcggcgggagcgcgggCGCGCGCGCTCGCGGCAGTGCGGTAGCGGCGATGGAGCGCGGGGCGCGGGCGCTGCTGGCGGCCG GATCCAAGGCTCCAGGCCCTTCTGTGTGAGCGCAGCTGCCAGAGCCATTTTGGGCAGGTGGGGAGGTGacaaggggaaggagaagctcACCTTGAAGGACGTGGCCGAGCTGCTCCGGAAGAAGGAATGTCGGCGCGTGGTAGTGATGGCCGGCGCCGGGATCAGCACGCCCAGTGGCATCCCGGACTTCAG GTCCCCTGGGAGCGGCCTGTACAGCAACCTGGAGCAGTATGACATCCCCTACCCCGAGGCCATCTTTGAGCTGGGGTATTTCTTCGTCAACCCCAAGCCCTTCTTCACCCTGGCCAAGGAGCTCTATCCCGGCAACTACCGCCCCAATTCCGCCCACTATTTCCTCCGGCTGCTACACGACAAGGGGCTGCTCCTGCGCCTCTACACCCAGAACATCGACGGGCTGGAGAGAG TGGCTGGGATCCCTCCTGACAGGCTGGTGGAAGCCCATGGCACCTTTGCCACTGCCACCTGTACGGTGTGTCAGAGGAACTTCCCCGGAGAGGACTTCAGG GGAGATGTCATGGGGGACAGGATCCCTCGCTGCCCTGTGTGCACCGGAGTTGTCAAGCCTGACATCGTGTTCTTTGGCGAGCAGCTCCCACAGCGCTTCCTCCTGCACCTCACAGACTTCCCCATGGCAGACCTGCTCTTCGTCATCGGGACATCCCTGGAG GTGGAGCCCTTTGCCAGCCTGGCCGGGGCCGTGTGCAGCTCCGTGCCGCGGGTGCTCATCAACCGGGAGCTGGTGGGCCCCTTCGCCTGGCAGCAGCGCCACAACGACGTGGCCCAGCTCGGGGACGTGGTCGGCGGCGTCGAGAagctggtggagctgctgggctggaacGAGGAGATGCAAACGCTGAtccagaaggagaaagagaag CTGGATGCCAAGGACAAGTAG
- the SIRT3 gene encoding NAD-dependent protein deacetylase sirtuin-3, mitochondrial isoform X4, with amino-acid sequence MERGARALLAAAWRSLWERGPCHGGSAARAARCGGDGKGLAGGGDGRIQGSRPFCVSAAARAILGRWGGDKGKEKLTLKDVAELLRKKECRRVVVMAGAGISTPSGIPDFRSPGSGLYSNLEQYDIPYPEAIFELGYFFVNPKPFFTLAKELYPGNYRPNSAHYFLRLLHDKGLLLRLYTQNIDGLERVAGIPPDRLVEAHGTFATATCTVCQRNFPGEDFRGDVMGDRIPRCPVCTGVVKPDIVFFGEQLPQRFLLHLTDFPMADLLFVIGTSLEVWQ; translated from the exons ATGGAGCGCGGGGCGCGGGCGCTGCTGGCGGCCG cctggaggagcctgTGGGAGCGCGGGCCCTGCCATGGCGGCAGCGCGGCACGGGCCGCCCGGTGCGGAGGGGACGGGAAGGGTCTGGCCGGCGGCGGGGACGGGAG GATCCAAGGCTCCAGGCCCTTCTGTGTGAGCGCAGCTGCCAGAGCCATTTTGGGCAGGTGGGGAGGTGacaaggggaaggagaagctcACCTTGAAGGACGTGGCCGAGCTGCTCCGGAAGAAGGAATGTCGGCGCGTGGTAGTGATGGCCGGCGCCGGGATCAGCACGCCCAGTGGCATCCCGGACTTCAG GTCCCCTGGGAGCGGCCTGTACAGCAACCTGGAGCAGTATGACATCCCCTACCCCGAGGCCATCTTTGAGCTGGGGTATTTCTTCGTCAACCCCAAGCCCTTCTTCACCCTGGCCAAGGAGCTCTATCCCGGCAACTACCGCCCCAATTCCGCCCACTATTTCCTCCGGCTGCTACACGACAAGGGGCTGCTCCTGCGCCTCTACACCCAGAACATCGACGGGCTGGAGAGAG TGGCTGGGATCCCTCCTGACAGGCTGGTGGAAGCCCATGGCACCTTTGCCACTGCCACCTGTACGGTGTGTCAGAGGAACTTCCCCGGAGAGGACTTCAGG GGAGATGTCATGGGGGACAGGATCCCTCGCTGCCCTGTGTGCACCGGAGTTGTCAAGCCTGACATCGTGTTCTTTGGCGAGCAGCTCCCACAGCGCTTCCTCCTGCACCTCACAGACTTCCCCATGGCAGACCTGCTCTTCGTCATCGGGACATCCCTGGAGGTCTGGCAGTAA
- the SIRT3 gene encoding NAD-dependent protein deacetylase sirtuin-3, mitochondrial isoform X3, translated as MAGAGISTPSGIPDFRSPGSGLYSNLEQYDIPYPEAIFELGYFFVNPKPFFTLAKELYPGNYRPNSAHYFLRLLHDKGLLLRLYTQNIDGLERVAGIPPDRLVEAHGTFATATCTVCQRNFPGEDFRVEPFASLAGAVCSSVPRVLINRELVGPFAWQQRHNDVAQLGDVVGGVEKLVELLGWNEEMQTLIQKEKEKLDAKDK; from the exons ATGGCCGGCGCCGGGATCAGCACGCCCAGTGGCATCCCGGACTTCAG GTCCCCTGGGAGCGGCCTGTACAGCAACCTGGAGCAGTATGACATCCCCTACCCCGAGGCCATCTTTGAGCTGGGGTATTTCTTCGTCAACCCCAAGCCCTTCTTCACCCTGGCCAAGGAGCTCTATCCCGGCAACTACCGCCCCAATTCCGCCCACTATTTCCTCCGGCTGCTACACGACAAGGGGCTGCTCCTGCGCCTCTACACCCAGAACATCGACGGGCTGGAGAGAG TGGCTGGGATCCCTCCTGACAGGCTGGTGGAAGCCCATGGCACCTTTGCCACTGCCACCTGTACGGTGTGTCAGAGGAACTTCCCCGGAGAGGACTTCAGG GTGGAGCCCTTTGCCAGCCTGGCCGGGGCCGTGTGCAGCTCCGTGCCGCGGGTGCTCATCAACCGGGAGCTGGTGGGCCCCTTCGCCTGGCAGCAGCGCCACAACGACGTGGCCCAGCTCGGGGACGTGGTCGGCGGCGTCGAGAagctggtggagctgctgggctggaacGAGGAGATGCAAACGCTGAtccagaaggagaaagagaag CTGGATGCCAAGGACAAGTAG